Proteins encoded in a region of the Thiohalorhabdus denitrificans genome:
- a CDS encoding glutathione peroxidase — protein MTDKREGQRVPEVTFRTRQNNEWAEVSSKDVFAGKTAVVFALPGAFTPTCSASHVPRFNELAPVFRENSVDDIVCISVNDAFVMNAWQADQGAWDITFLPDGNGEFTEGMGMLVDKGDLGFGKRSWRYAMVVRDGVVEKMFVEPDVPGDPYEVSDADTVLGYLNPEAKQPEKVSLFTKPGCPYCARAKKALEDHGVAYEELEVDQGVSMATVRAVSGVDTVPQAFVNGERIGGSEAIAAWAEKRRAA, from the coding sequence ATGACCGACAAGCGCGAAGGACAGCGAGTACCCGAGGTCACCTTCAGGACCCGGCAGAACAATGAATGGGCGGAGGTCTCCTCCAAGGACGTCTTCGCCGGCAAGACGGCGGTGGTGTTCGCCCTGCCGGGGGCGTTCACGCCCACCTGCTCGGCCTCCCACGTGCCGCGCTTTAACGAGCTGGCCCCGGTGTTCCGGGAGAACAGCGTGGACGACATCGTCTGCATCTCGGTGAACGACGCCTTCGTCATGAACGCTTGGCAGGCAGACCAGGGCGCCTGGGACATCACCTTCCTGCCCGACGGCAACGGCGAGTTCACCGAGGGCATGGGCATGCTGGTGGACAAGGGCGATCTCGGCTTCGGCAAGCGCTCCTGGCGCTACGCCATGGTGGTCCGTGACGGGGTGGTCGAGAAGATGTTCGTGGAACCGGACGTGCCCGGGGACCCCTACGAGGTCTCCGACGCTGACACGGTGCTCGGCTACCTGAACCCGGAGGCGAAGCAGCCCGAGAAGGTGAGCCTGTTCACCAAGCCCGGCTGCCCCTACTGCGCCCGGGCCAAGAAGGCCCTGGAGGACCACGGGGTGGCCTACGAGGAGCTCGAGGTGGACCAGGGGGTTTCCATGGCCACGGTGCGCGCCGTCAGCGGCGTGGATACGGTGCCGCAGGCCTTCGTCAACGGCGAGCGCATCGGCGGCTCGGAAGCCATTGCCGCCTGGGCGGAGAAGCGCCGGGCCGCCTGA
- a CDS encoding FAD-dependent oxidoreductase, with product MTGMTCASCAEHVQRILNSLPGVAATVSYPAGTAHMSAPSGVEDAALVAAVREAGYDARLAPGGHRLPAPGEAAGLHVAVIGGGSAAFAGAIRAQDAGARVTLIERGTLGGTCVNVGCVPSKM from the coding sequence ATTACCGGCATGACCTGCGCGAGCTGCGCGGAGCACGTGCAGCGGATCCTCAACAGCCTGCCGGGGGTGGCAGCCACCGTGTCGTATCCGGCGGGCACGGCGCACATGAGCGCCCCCTCCGGAGTCGAGGACGCGGCCCTGGTGGCGGCGGTCCGGGAGGCCGGCTACGACGCGCGGCTGGCTCCCGGGGGTCACCGGCTCCCTGCCCCCGGCGAGGCCGCAGGCCTCCACGTCGCCGTCATCGGCGGCGGCTCGGCCGCCTTCGCCGGCGCCATTCGGGCGCAGGACGCGGGCGCGCGGGTAACCCTGATCGAGCGCGGTACCCTGGGCGGGACCTGCGTCAACGTGGGCTGCGTGCCCTCCAAGATGTGA
- a CDS encoding PAS domain S-box protein, translating to MQRQPFETLLNDLPYALVGLDAAGTLNLLNRQAEATMGYGSREVAGRPLNLLFPAATEPPVAEDVRVHCKDGTEFLAETEAYEFPAAPAGLFLLKLNKIRPVEPAQPLASIAGLPQPDRNLFYANALLQAHLATSPDAIVVADRDSRMLAWNQQFVALWSIPPEVMARGDGRAAVAAVLDQLCDPEGFVAEVNRLYEHLDESEHGTEVQLRDGRILERYSRGVQDDRGIYWGRAWYYRDVTARREAEEALRESEARFRAVFERAALGIAVVGHDHRPRMANPALERMLGRDQATLRRMPFEEFTYPEDVAKDRALAEEVLAGKRDSYRINKRFLTPEGGVVWGRVSVSLMPATETEGPPPLLALVEDVAEIHALETGLALMAEVFRSANAVMVTTVDGTIQRVNEAFTRITGFTAEEVLGHTNALLRPEGYDPALYRDIQASLDGAGTWEGEILGRRKDGSLQPQWVTITAIHDEGGRVVRYVFVFSDLTMRKMLAGERKRRGSAIEELGRLLAHQLNQPLAAVSGYAGGALLQLDQGGASPELLHDALERIQEQAKRASDVVKDLRHYFRGESPEPSPTNLNSLLHSVFALLPVSSEAHPYHLALDLGPDLPLVLADSIKLQECLLNLVINAVEAGPGPGLEEVEVTVSTTLQDGSVEVAVHDRGPGISPGLREQIFQPLFTTKSGGTGIGLPICQSILEEQNGHLWLEANDPGPGVTFRLRLPALPA from the coding sequence GTGCAGCGGCAACCCTTCGAAACCCTGCTCAACGACCTACCCTACGCCTTGGTGGGGCTGGACGCCGCGGGCACGCTCAACCTGCTCAACCGGCAGGCGGAGGCCACCATGGGCTACGGGAGCCGGGAGGTGGCCGGCCGGCCCCTGAACCTCCTGTTCCCGGCCGCCACGGAGCCACCCGTTGCCGAGGATGTGCGGGTGCACTGCAAGGACGGCACCGAATTCCTCGCCGAGACGGAGGCCTACGAATTCCCCGCCGCCCCGGCCGGCCTTTTCCTCCTGAAGCTGAACAAGATCCGGCCGGTGGAGCCCGCCCAGCCCCTGGCGAGCATTGCCGGGCTGCCCCAGCCGGACCGCAATCTCTTCTATGCCAACGCCCTGCTGCAGGCCCACCTGGCTACCTCCCCGGACGCCATCGTGGTGGCGGACCGGGATTCCCGGATGCTCGCCTGGAACCAGCAGTTCGTGGCCCTCTGGAGCATCCCTCCGGAGGTCATGGCGCGCGGCGACGGGCGCGCCGCCGTGGCCGCGGTGCTGGACCAGCTCTGTGACCCCGAGGGATTCGTGGCGGAGGTAAACCGCCTCTACGAGCACCTGGACGAATCCGAGCACGGTACCGAGGTCCAGCTCCGGGACGGCCGCATCCTGGAGCGCTATTCCCGCGGCGTGCAGGATGACCGCGGGATCTACTGGGGCCGGGCCTGGTACTACCGCGACGTGACCGCCCGCCGGGAGGCCGAGGAGGCGCTCCGCGAGAGCGAGGCCCGCTTCCGCGCCGTCTTCGAGCGCGCCGCCCTGGGCATCGCCGTGGTGGGTCACGACCACCGGCCGCGCATGGCCAATCCGGCGCTGGAGCGGATGCTGGGCCGGGACCAGGCCACCCTGCGCCGGATGCCCTTCGAGGAATTCACGTATCCCGAGGACGTGGCCAAGGACCGCGCCCTGGCCGAGGAAGTCCTGGCCGGAAAGCGGGACAGTTACCGCATCAACAAGCGCTTCCTCACCCCGGAGGGCGGGGTGGTGTGGGGACGGGTTTCCGTATCGCTCATGCCCGCCACCGAAACCGAGGGGCCGCCCCCCTTGCTGGCCCTGGTGGAGGACGTGGCCGAAATCCACGCCCTGGAAACGGGCCTAGCGCTCATGGCGGAGGTCTTCCGCTCCGCCAACGCGGTAATGGTGACCACCGTGGACGGCACCATCCAGCGGGTGAACGAGGCCTTCACCCGGATCACGGGCTTCACGGCCGAGGAGGTGCTCGGCCACACCAACGCCCTCCTGCGGCCGGAGGGATACGACCCCGCCCTCTACCGGGACATCCAGGCGAGCCTGGACGGTGCCGGGACCTGGGAAGGGGAAATCCTGGGCCGGCGCAAGGACGGCAGCCTCCAGCCCCAATGGGTAACCATCACCGCCATCCACGACGAGGGCGGCCGGGTGGTGCGGTACGTGTTCGTGTTCTCCGACCTCACCATGCGCAAGATGCTGGCCGGCGAGCGCAAGCGCCGGGGCTCGGCCATCGAGGAGCTGGGCCGCCTGCTGGCCCATCAGCTCAACCAGCCCCTGGCGGCGGTCAGTGGCTACGCTGGCGGGGCGCTGTTGCAGCTGGATCAGGGCGGTGCCTCGCCGGAGCTCCTGCACGACGCCCTGGAGCGGATCCAGGAGCAGGCCAAACGGGCCTCCGATGTGGTCAAGGACCTGCGCCACTACTTCCGCGGCGAGTCGCCGGAGCCCTCTCCCACCAACCTCAATTCCCTGCTGCATTCGGTGTTCGCGCTGCTGCCCGTGTCCTCCGAGGCGCATCCCTACCACCTCGCGCTGGACCTAGGGCCGGACCTGCCCCTGGTTCTGGCGGACTCCATAAAGCTTCAGGAATGCCTGCTGAATCTGGTCATCAATGCCGTCGAGGCCGGCCCCGGCCCCGGCTTGGAGGAGGTAGAGGTTACCGTTTCCACCACCCTCCAGGACGGCAGTGTGGAGGTGGCGGTGCACGACCGTGGTCCGGGCATCTCCCCCGGCCTGCGCGAGCAGATCTTCCAGCCCCTGTTCACCACCAAGAGCGGCGGTACCGGCATCGGCCTGCCCATCTGCCAGTCCATCCTCGAGGAGCAGAACGGCCACCTGTGGCTGGAGGCCAATGATCCGGGCCCTGGTGTCACCTTCCGTCTGCGCCTGCCGGCCCTCCCGGCGTAA